The following are encoded together in the Streptomyces flavofungini genome:
- a CDS encoding VIT1/CCC1 transporter family protein, producing MSEKAPAPDHDEAHGGALGTRLNWLRAAVLGANDGIVSTAGLVVGVAGATSERATILTAGLAGLLAGSMSMAAGEYVSVSTQRDSEKAALALEKRELREQPEAELAELTDLLEGRGLSRDVAREAAEQLTERDALRAHARVELGIDPDALTNPWHAAWASFLAFTAGALLPLLAMVLPPADWRLGVTVLSVLGALALTGLSSARLGSAAVRPAVVRNVAGGALAMAVTYGAGALLGAAGV from the coding sequence ATGAGCGAGAAGGCGCCGGCCCCCGACCACGACGAGGCCCACGGCGGTGCGCTCGGCACCCGCCTCAACTGGCTGCGGGCCGCGGTGCTCGGCGCCAACGACGGCATCGTGTCCACCGCGGGCCTCGTCGTCGGCGTCGCCGGTGCCACCAGCGAGCGCGCCACGATCCTGACGGCGGGCCTCGCCGGACTGCTCGCCGGGTCGATGTCGATGGCCGCGGGCGAGTACGTCTCGGTGTCCACCCAGCGCGACTCCGAGAAGGCCGCCCTCGCCCTGGAGAAGCGCGAACTGCGCGAGCAGCCGGAGGCCGAACTCGCCGAGCTGACCGACCTGCTCGAAGGGCGCGGGCTCAGCCGCGACGTGGCCCGCGAGGCCGCCGAACAGCTCACCGAGCGGGACGCGCTGCGCGCCCACGCGCGCGTGGAGCTCGGCATCGACCCCGACGCGCTGACCAACCCCTGGCACGCCGCGTGGGCGAGCTTCCTCGCGTTCACCGCGGGCGCGCTGCTGCCGCTGCTCGCCATGGTGCTCCCGCCGGCCGACTGGCGCCTCGGCGTCACCGTCCTCTCGGTCCTCGGCGCGCTCGCCCTCACCGGCCTCAGCAGCGCCCGGCTCGGCTCCGCGGCGGTGCGGCCCGCCGTCGTGCGGAACGTGGCGGGCGGGGCGCTCGCGATGGCGGTGACGTACGGGGCGGGGGCGCTGCTCGGCGCGGCCGGGGTGTGA